One Maribacter dokdonensis DSW-8 genomic region harbors:
- the hisG gene encoding ATP phosphoribosyltransferase → MTKIRIAIQKSGRLNEESLQILKDCGISIDNGKDQLKASSRNFPMEVFYLRNGDIPQYLRDGVVDIAIIGENVLIEKGEDISIAEKLGFSKCKVSLAVPKSVKYNSVKDFEGKRIATSYPNTVLNYLKDKGVKADLHIINGSVEIAPNIGLADAICDIVSSGSTLFKNNLKEVEVMLTSEAVLAVSPKISNERRELLEKLQFRIQSVLRARASKYVLLNAPNEKLEGILKLLPGMRSPTVLPLADAGWSSVHTVINKDTFWEVIDELKKAGAEGILVCPIEKMVL, encoded by the coding sequence ATGACTAAAATTAGAATTGCTATTCAGAAATCGGGAAGACTTAATGAAGAATCCCTTCAAATTTTAAAAGACTGCGGAATTTCAATTGATAACGGCAAAGATCAATTAAAAGCATCTTCAAGAAATTTTCCAATGGAGGTTTTTTATCTAAGAAATGGTGACATCCCGCAGTACTTAAGAGATGGTGTAGTAGATATTGCTATTATCGGAGAAAATGTATTGATTGAAAAAGGAGAAGATATTTCCATTGCAGAAAAATTGGGCTTCTCTAAATGTAAAGTTTCCTTGGCCGTACCAAAATCCGTTAAATATAATTCGGTAAAGGATTTTGAGGGTAAACGTATTGCTACTTCTTACCCAAATACAGTACTTAACTATTTGAAGGATAAAGGGGTTAAGGCAGACCTGCACATTATTAACGGTTCTGTTGAAATAGCGCCCAATATTGGACTTGCAGATGCCATTTGTGATATTGTATCTAGCGGTAGTACTTTATTCAAGAATAACTTGAAAGAAGTAGAAGTAATGCTTACTAGTGAGGCGGTGTTGGCGGTTTCTCCTAAAATATCTAACGAGCGAAGAGAATTGCTTGAAAAACTACAATTCAGAATTCAATCGGTTTTACGTGCAAGAGCTTCAAAGTATGTCTTGTTGAATGCACCTAATGAAAAATTGGAAGGTATTTTAAAATTATTACCGGGCATGAGGAGTCCTACAGTTTTACCTTTAGCTGATGCGGGATGGAGTTCTGTGCATACCGTAATCAATAAAGATACTTTTTGGGAAGTGATAGATGAATTGAAAAAAGCCGGTGCAGAAGGTATCTTGGTTTGCCCAATTGAAAAGATGGTATTGTAA
- the hisD gene encoding histidinol dehydrogenase, producing the protein MNKIYNPQRVDWNNVLKRPTQTVADIEGLVNGIFKEVQLNGDDTLNKYTEQFDKVVLESMLVSKTEIEEAQKLVSDDLKEAIKLAKTNIEVFHKAQKTERVEVETAAGVSCWQEKRPIQKVGLYIPGGTAPLFSTILMLAVPAAIAGCKEIVLCSPPDKEGKLNPAILYTANLCGVTKIVKVGGIQAIAGMTFGTDTIPQVYKIFGPGNQYVTVAKQIATKYGVAIDMPAGPSELLVVADDSANAAFVASDLLSQAEHGVDSQVILVSTSKSMIDAVEKEVALQIEELPRKEIAKQAIANSKLIYVDNDQDAIDLINEYGPEHYIVCVENEDFYIDNTQNAGSVFIGNYTPESAGDYASGTNHTLPTNGYAKQYSGVNLDSFMKSMTFQKINEKGIQTIGKAIELMAEAEGLQAHKNAVTLRLNSLK; encoded by the coding sequence ATGAACAAAATATATAATCCACAGAGAGTAGATTGGAACAACGTTTTAAAACGACCTACGCAAACCGTTGCTGATATTGAAGGTTTGGTGAATGGTATTTTTAAAGAGGTACAATTAAATGGAGACGATACTTTAAACAAGTATACCGAACAATTTGATAAGGTGGTCTTGGAAAGTATGCTTGTGTCAAAGACCGAAATTGAAGAGGCACAAAAATTGGTTTCAGATGATTTGAAAGAAGCTATAAAGCTCGCAAAAACTAATATAGAGGTATTTCATAAGGCTCAAAAAACCGAGCGTGTTGAAGTAGAAACTGCTGCGGGAGTTTCTTGCTGGCAGGAGAAAAGACCAATACAGAAGGTAGGATTGTATATTCCTGGAGGTACGGCACCTTTGTTTTCAACAATTTTAATGTTGGCCGTGCCTGCGGCTATAGCTGGCTGTAAAGAAATTGTATTATGCTCTCCACCGGATAAGGAGGGTAAACTAAATCCGGCTATTCTTTATACGGCAAATTTGTGCGGTGTTACCAAAATAGTGAAAGTAGGAGGAATACAGGCTATTGCAGGAATGACCTTTGGTACAGACACTATTCCTCAGGTGTATAAAATATTTGGACCGGGTAACCAATATGTAACCGTCGCCAAACAGATTGCCACTAAATATGGTGTAGCCATAGATATGCCGGCAGGTCCTTCAGAATTATTGGTCGTTGCAGATGATTCTGCAAACGCCGCCTTTGTAGCTTCAGATTTACTGAGTCAGGCTGAACATGGGGTGGATAGTCAGGTAATTTTGGTATCGACTTCAAAAAGTATGATCGATGCTGTTGAGAAGGAAGTAGCCCTTCAAATAGAAGAATTGCCACGGAAGGAAATCGCAAAACAGGCAATTGCAAATAGTAAATTAATATATGTTGATAATGATCAAGATGCTATTGATTTAATAAATGAATACGGACCGGAACATTACATTGTTTGTGTAGAGAATGAAGATTTCTACATTGACAACACCCAAAATGCAGGTTCAGTGTTCATAGGAAATTATACGCCTGAAAGTGCCGGGGATTATGCATCGGGTACCAATCATACTTTACCTACCAATGGTTATGCCAAGCAATATAGCGGTGTAAACTTAGATAGTTTTATGAAGAGTATGACCTTTCAAAAGATAAATGAAAAAGGTATCCAAACCATAGGCAAAGCAATTGAGCTTATGGCTGAGGCAGAAGGCTTGCAGGCTCACAAGAATGCTGTGACCTTAAGATTAAACAGTTTAAAATAA
- the hisC gene encoding histidinol-phosphate transaminase yields MSFNLNNITRENVKGLSPYSSARDEYVSDGSAMVFLDANENPFKNGVNRYPDPQQRSLKTILAAQKGIKEENILLGNGSDEVLDLLFRAFCEPKQDNIITLPPTYGMYKVLSGINLVENREVLLTTAFQPNIAEIKKAIDEHTKLLFICSPNNPTGNSFSTEIIEELLNSFNGLVVIDEAYIDFSSEESWTSKLAGYPNLIVTQTLSKAYGMAGIRLGLCLASAEIIAVINKIKPPYNVNQLTQDKAIERVSDQKAVQTEVASILEEREKLIETLKTISFVSTIYPTDANFILAKVDDATLRYTQLLEKGIVVRNRTTQPLCENTLRFTVGTSEENIIVITALRALSN; encoded by the coding sequence ATGAGTTTCAATTTAAACAATATTACAAGGGAAAATGTTAAGGGTTTAAGTCCGTATTCTTCGGCACGTGACGAATATGTGTCCGATGGTTCAGCGATGGTTTTCTTAGATGCTAATGAAAATCCGTTTAAAAACGGAGTTAATAGATATCCTGATCCACAACAACGTAGTCTAAAGACAATTTTAGCTGCACAGAAAGGAATTAAGGAAGAAAACATACTTTTAGGCAATGGTAGTGATGAAGTATTGGATCTGTTGTTCAGGGCTTTCTGTGAGCCTAAACAGGATAATATTATCACATTGCCGCCTACATACGGTATGTATAAGGTGCTTTCCGGTATCAATTTAGTCGAAAATAGAGAAGTATTACTGACTACTGCATTTCAGCCGAATATCGCAGAAATTAAAAAGGCAATTGATGAACATACAAAATTGTTGTTTATATGTTCTCCCAACAATCCTACGGGCAATAGTTTCTCTACTGAAATCATTGAAGAGCTTTTAAATTCTTTTAATGGGCTAGTGGTTATCGATGAAGCGTATATCGACTTTTCATCCGAAGAAAGCTGGACATCGAAATTAGCAGGTTATCCTAATTTAATTGTTACTCAGACCTTATCAAAAGCTTACGGCATGGCAGGTATTCGTTTGGGTTTATGTTTGGCATCTGCAGAGATTATCGCGGTAATCAATAAAATTAAACCGCCATATAATGTCAATCAGCTTACCCAAGACAAGGCTATTGAAAGAGTGTCTGACCAAAAGGCCGTGCAAACAGAAGTTGCTTCCATTCTTGAAGAACGTGAAAAACTGATCGAAACATTGAAAACCATATCTTTTGTTTCTACCATTTATCCTACCGATGCTAATTTTATTTTGGCTAAAGTTGATGATGCAACACTACGTTATACTCAATTATTGGAAAAAGGTATCGTTGTACGTAACCGAACTACGCAACCCTTATGCGAGAATACGCTTAGATTTACCGTGGGTACATCAGAAGAAAATATTATTGTAATTACCGCTTTAAGAGCACTATCAAACTAA
- the hisB gene encoding bifunctional histidinol-phosphatase/imidazoleglycerol-phosphate dehydratase HisB, protein MKKRVLFIDRDGTIIKETVDEQIDAFEKMIFYPKAFTYLGKIAKELDYELVMITNQDGLGTDVFPEDTFWPVHNFILKSFENEGVVFDKVFLDRTFPHENADTRKPGTGLLTEYFSEDYDLENSFVIGDRLTDMELAKNLGSKGIFINDNTNLGTGEITVKRDELDSHIAIESNDWEKIYEFLKLNDRTAEIHRKTNETDIAIQLNLDGTGKSDIKTGLAFFDHMLDQLARHGQMDLTIKVDGDLEVDEHHTIEDTGIALGEVFHNALGNKLGIERYGFCLPMDDCLAQSAIDFGGRNWLVWDADFKREMVGDMPTEMFHHFFKSFTDGAKANLNIKAEGTNEHHKIEAIFKAFAKSIKMAVKRDVEKMVLPSTKGVL, encoded by the coding sequence ATGAAAAAAAGAGTACTATTTATAGACCGAGACGGTACAATTATTAAAGAAACTGTAGATGAGCAGATTGATGCATTTGAGAAAATGATTTTCTATCCTAAGGCATTTACATATTTAGGTAAAATAGCGAAAGAATTGGATTATGAATTGGTCATGATTACCAACCAAGACGGCTTGGGTACAGATGTATTTCCTGAAGATACCTTTTGGCCGGTTCATAATTTCATTCTTAAATCATTCGAGAATGAGGGAGTTGTTTTTGATAAAGTTTTTCTTGACCGTACTTTCCCCCATGAAAATGCCGACACAAGAAAACCTGGCACCGGATTATTGACCGAATATTTTTCCGAGGATTATGATCTGGAGAATTCCTTTGTGATCGGTGACCGATTAACGGATATGGAATTGGCTAAAAACCTTGGTTCTAAAGGGATTTTCATTAACGATAATACGAATCTTGGCACTGGTGAAATCACAGTAAAGCGTGATGAATTAGATAGCCATATTGCTATTGAAAGTAATGATTGGGAAAAGATATATGAGTTTTTAAAGCTGAATGATAGAACGGCTGAAATTCATAGAAAGACCAATGAAACCGATATTGCCATACAATTGAACTTAGACGGTACCGGTAAAAGTGATATCAAAACCGGATTGGCATTTTTTGACCATATGCTAGATCAATTGGCTCGTCATGGGCAAATGGATTTAACCATTAAGGTTGATGGCGATTTAGAAGTTGATGAACACCATACTATTGAAGATACCGGTATTGCCTTAGGTGAAGTTTTTCATAATGCCTTAGGGAATAAATTGGGTATTGAGCGCTACGGATTCTGTTTACCAATGGATGATTGTTTGGCGCAATCCGCTATTGATTTTGGTGGCAGAAATTGGCTAGTATGGGATGCAGACTTTAAACGTGAAATGGTAGGTGATATGCCAACTGAAATGTTTCACCATTTCTTTAAGTCATTCACAGACGGAGCAAAAGCCAACTTGAATATTAAAGCTGAAGGCACCAACGAACATCATAAAATAGAAGCTATTTTCAAAGCCTTTGCAAAAAGCATTAAAATGGCAGTAAAAAGAGATGTAGAAAAGATGGTGTTACCAAGTACTAAAGGAGTTCTATAA